The genomic interval CGCTGAGGATAATCAAGAGATCCGCGTCTATCTTCGCCGCAATCTTCGCGGCAAGCGTGTCGTTGTCGCCGAATTTGAGTTCTTCGGTCGCGGTCGAATCGTTTTCGTTGACGATGGGCACAACCGTTCCCATGTCGAACAGGGCGTGAATGGTGTTGCGCACGTTGAGGTAGGTCTGCCGGTTGTCGAGATCCGAAGCGGACAACAGCACCTGCGCGGTCTTGATTCCGCCGCCCGCGGCGCGGAACAGTGTTTCGTAGATGTGCATCAGCGCGGCCTGTCCGACGGCGGCGGTGGCCTGCTTGAGCGGCAGCGGTTTCGGACGCTCGGACAGTCCGAGCGCGTTCATTCCGCAGCCGATGGCGCCCGACGACACAATCAGCACGTTCATGCCGCGATCGCGTTTCAGGCGCGCCACGTCCGCGACGATTCCCTCGAGAAGCCGCGCATCGAAGGGCCGCTTGTCGCTCAAGAGCGTCGTGCCGATTTTGATGACCAGCGTTTTGATGTCAGTCGGGATGGTATTCAAATTCGACATCCCCTATCGCAATGGTTTGTCCGGCTTCGGCGCCCATCCGTTTGAGGGCGCGAAACACGCCCATCCGTTTCAGGCGGTCGTGAAAATGCCGCACGGCGGCCTCGTTGTCGAAATTGGTCATCTGCGCGGCCTGCAACGGCCGTCGTCCAGCGATCCGAAAACCGTTCTTGAGCCGTTCGACCGTAAACGGCGGTTCGTAAGTATACTCCATTTCCCCGGGTTCCTGCTCTTGGATCGCCGGTTCCCGCCGAAGACGATCCACGGCGGCCCACAGTTCCTCGAGCAACGCGTCCATTCCTTCGCCCGTGGCGGCGGAAATGCAGTGCGGTTTTCCAAACAGGGGCGCCAGCCCGGCGAACCGCGCGCGGTTCTCCGGCACATCGGCTTTGTTCAACGCATAAACGCGCGGACGTTCCGCGAAGACAGGACTGTGCTGTGCGAGTTCGTTTTCGAGGATGCCGCGTGTTCGTAGGGGGTCCTCGTCGCCGAGATCGATGAGAAACAAGAGCACCCGGGTCCGTTCGATGTGGCGCAGGAAATCGTGGCCGAGTCCCTTGCCTTGCGCGGCGCCCTCGATGATGCCGGGGATGTCGGCAAGGGTCAGCGTGCGATGGCCGGAGAGCATGGCGACGCCCAGATTGGGCGAAAGCGTCGTGAACGGATAACTGTCAATCTTGGGCCGGGCGGCGGTCGAAGCGGCAAGGAAGGTGGATTTGCCGGCGTTCGGCAACCCCACGATGCCGACTTCCGCGATGACTTTCAGTTCGAGGAGATATTCGCGTTCCTCGCCGGGTTCGCCGAGTTCCGCAAAACGCGGCGCGCGGTCCGTGGACGTGACAAACCGGGCGTTGCCCTTGCCTCCGCGTCCCCCGCGGGCCGCGAGAAAACGCCGGCCGGGTTCGACAAGATCGGCCACAATCTCCCCTGTGTTGTAGTCGCGAACCACGGTTCCGGGCGGCACGCGGACTATGGCGTCTTCACCCGTCCGGCCGTGGCAGTCGCTGCCCTGGCCGTGCTCGCCGCGCCCCGCCTTCCAGACGGAATGGTATTTCACGTCGAGCAGGGAAGCGAGTTGTTCGTCCGCGACGAAATAGACGCCGCCCCCGTCGCCCCCATCGCCGCCGCTGGGGCCGCCTCGGGGCACATATTTCTCCCGCCGGAAGGCGCAACAGCCGTTGCCCCCGGCGCCGGCGACGACTTTGATCCTTGCGCGATCCACCAGCATGGGAGGCGTTGCCTTTTATCGGGAAACGAAAATGGAACGCTACTCGGCCTTGGCCGCGGGAAGCACGTCAATGCACTGGCGTTGCTTGCTCTGATGGCGGAAATGGACGACGCCGTCCGCCAGCGCGAACAGGGTGTCGTCGCCGCCGATGCCCACGTTGCGGCCGGGATGGAATTTCGTTCCGCGCTGCCGCACCAGGATATTGCCCGCGACGACCTGCTGGCCGCCATACTTTTTAATGCCCAGCCGCTGCGCGTTGCTGTCGCGGCCGTTGCGCGCGCTGCCGCCCGATTTCTTGTGCGCCATGACTCGTCTCCTGCCTCACCGGGCCTCCCGGCCCGGGTCATGTTCCCGTTGCGGTTTGATCGAACCGGAAAAACGTCAACCGGCGATCTCGACGACCCTGAGTTCCGTAAACGCCTGGCGATGGCCCTGCGTCCGGTGGTAATTGTTCTTCCGCTTGCGCTTGTAGACGCGGATTTTGCGGCCGCGGCCCTGCTTCAGCACATGACAGACCACCTTGGCGTCCGCCAGGGCCGCCGGATCGCTCACGATGCCGTCGTCCTTGACCAAAAGCCGCACGGGACGCAACTCGATCGTCTCGCCGACCGGCGCGTCAATCAATTCGACGCGGATCGTGTCGTCCACGAATACTTTTTCCTGTTTGCCGCCGGTTGCCACTACTGCGTACATGTCTTTTTCTCCCAAACCGTCGTCGGTTCGCTGCCCGATTCAACTCCGGCGCGCCGCGAACGCCATGGCCGCCGCGCGCAATTCCGCGCACGCGCTCAGCGAGGCCAGATAACTCGACTTCGCGTTGCGCGGCGACGGCAGATTTTCCGTTACCGTTTGCAGGCGCCCAAAGGCGCCTTCCGCCACGACCTCGTGGCTGTTGACCGTTGCCCGCGGGTCCGCGATGATCCGCACCCGCGTTTCCTTTGGGCCGATGCCCGTCAAACTCAGCGCCGCCGCCACGTTCACGTTCTGCGGGAAGGACTGGAACGCATCCAGCGCGTTTCCCTCGAAAATCACGAGCGGCTCCGCGAGGTTGTCCAGCGAAATGCCGCGCTCCGCCAAATACGGCGCGCCCGCCAAACCCTTCGGCGGCTTCCGCGTCGTCAGCGTCACGCTGTGCAGGCCCGCCTCCATCGCCGCGCGAATGCCGTCCAGCCCGCACAAAGCGCCGGAGGGAATCCGCACCTGGATACCGGCTTCCCGCGCGCGGTCGCGAAGGTCCGAACATTGCAGCAGCCCGCCCACGCTCATCACCAGACAGTCCCTGCGATGGCGCAGGCACGCCTCGACGACATCCCGTACCGCGCCGGCTACCGCGCATTCGATGACGAAGTCCGACGACGACACGTTTTCGTCGAGCGCGCAAATGGCCGCGTTCAACTGGAACGTCCGCTGGAGCACTTTCGCGCGGTTTTCGTCAATATCCGTCAACGCGACGATTTCCGCCGGGATCGTGCCCTTCTGCAACGCTATGCACAAGTCGGCGCCGATGTTGCCGCAGCCGACCAGTCCAACTTTCATCAGTGCCATGAATGGCGCCACTCTGTGTTTATGAACAAAACAAAACGCCCCGCCCTCTGAACGGTCGAGGCTCCGTGCGCACGCCGCGCACCGCATCTAAAAAACAGAACGGCAAATAGCATAGCAAACGGACGCGCCGGAAATCAAATGGGCCATGGGGTCATTGAGCGCGACGCGCAACAGCTTCCGAATGGAAACATAAGAGGAATACGCGAATGTTGCGAACCGAAACAGGAACCCCCGCGGAAGTCCGCGGGGGTTCCCGATACCTGCGTTGCTTTACGCGAGAGCCTTAGAACTTGATCTGGGTCTCGGCGTAGAAGTAGTTGACGTCGTCCGTGATGGCGAGATTGCTATTGGAAAACGTTTCCAACGGGGCCACATCGTTGTCGCCCAGGTTGAAGAAGTGGGTGTAACCGGCCTTGATCGCAAGGTCTTCGGAGTACTTGTACAGACCGGAGACGTTGATTTCGGCGCCGATTTCATCGTTGTCGGTGTTGTAGTCTTCGACGCGCGCGAAGTAGCCGCCGCTCAGTTCCAGCTTGACTTTCTCGACCGGCATGACGCTGACGCCGCCCTGGACCGTCCAGAAATTGGTCATGGCGTTGTTCAGCAGCGTGTCCAGCACCTTGCTGTACCGGATATCCGAGTACAGGCGGTTGAAGGACAGATTGTCGTTGTCATCGTCGCCGGAGTAGGCCGCGCCGGACAGGAACACCCGGGGCGTATAGGTCGTGTCGAAGGTGTAACCCAGAACGGCGTTGACCGCCCACGCATCGGACGAATCAATGATGTCCTCCCAATCAACCAGCTGGTAAGCCGCTTCGGCTTCGAAATCGAAGGCGCCAAGCGTGCCGGCTCCGCGGAGGCCGAACGTATGGGTGTCGAGCGAACCCGCACTTGCGGGATCGATGATCGCGCCGTCAATGACGCTGCCCGAGTCACGGATGAACAGCCAGTAGGCATCCAACGTGACGTTTTCGATGCCGAGATAGCTGCCATACACGCCGTACAGGTCAACATCGGAGTCTTCTTGGACCGGGCTGTTTTCGGCAACCTTCGCCATGATTGCATCCACGCTGAACTGATCCGTCGCGTAGGTCAGGCGCAGCGCATCGAAGGACAGGCCGGTGAAGAAGGGCGCGGACTCATTGGCGCCGACCAGCATGCTGCCGCCCAGTTTGATTTCCTGGCGGCCGATACGGGCCTTCAGGGCCGTGCCCCACATTTCCTTCGCCTCGATGTAGGCCTGGTGAACGGCCACGTCGCCTTGGGGACGCGAATCAAGGCCCGTCAAATAATCCGAACGGGTTTCTTCGCCCCAAATGCTGTATTCATCGAGTTCGATGAACGCGCTGACGTTGTCGGTGAAGTCCGCGCGGACGCTCAGGCGCGTGCGTTGCTCGGTAAGCGCGAGGGCGTTTGCATCGTTGTCGAAATCGTACCAGTTGCCGCGGATGCGAATCTCGCCGCCCACAACCACATTCTGCAGTTCGGCGAACGCCGGCACCGCCAGCGCAACCGTTACCGCAACCAACAGTAATGCCATGCTTTTCTTCATGGTATCTTTTTCTCCTCGTTACATGCCGGCGGGTCAATCCCGCGCCGTGCATGGCGCCGTCTTTCAGGCGCGTTGATTCCACACTTCAATTTTTCGGTATTTGACGCATCATCGCGCAACAGTCTTCGGAGTTTCAATCCTGTCCGCTGCATCCCTCCTTCCGTCTCCGCGATTCAGGACTGTCCGCAATGGTTTTGTTGTCTCTTCACACTCCGCCGCTACAACAAATCCGAACTCAAATTCCATTCGGATTGTGCGAAGTATACCAACCGCCTTGGCGCTTGTCAAGTCTTTTCCGCGCCAGCCGGATCGCATTATTCTTATTTTTGTTATCGGGCCGTTTTGTCAGGAGGTACACAAC from Candidatus Hydrogenedentota bacterium carries:
- the obgE gene encoding GTPase ObgE produces the protein MLVDRARIKVVAGAGGNGCCAFRREKYVPRGGPSGGDGGDGGGVYFVADEQLASLLDVKYHSVWKAGRGEHGQGSDCHGRTGEDAIVRVPPGTVVRDYNTGEIVADLVEPGRRFLAARGGRGGKGNARFVTSTDRAPRFAELGEPGEEREYLLELKVIAEVGIVGLPNAGKSTFLAASTAARPKIDSYPFTTLSPNLGVAMLSGHRTLTLADIPGIIEGAAQGKGLGHDFLRHIERTRVLLFLIDLGDEDPLRTRGILENELAQHSPVFAERPRVYALNKADVPENRARFAGLAPLFGKPHCISAATGEGMDALLEELWAAVDRLRREPAIQEQEPGEMEYTYEPPFTVERLKNGFRIAGRRPLQAAQMTNFDNEAAVRHFHDRLKRMGVFRALKRMGAEAGQTIAIGDVEFEYHPD
- the rpmA gene encoding 50S ribosomal protein L27; protein product: MAHKKSGGSARNGRDSNAQRLGIKKYGGQQVVAGNILVRQRGTKFHPGRNVGIGGDDTLFALADGVVHFRHQSKQRQCIDVLPAAKAE
- the rplU gene encoding 50S ribosomal protein L21 gives rise to the protein MYAVVATGGKQEKVFVDDTIRVELIDAPVGETIELRPVRLLVKDDGIVSDPAALADAKVVCHVLKQGRGRKIRVYKRKRKNNYHRTQGHRQAFTELRVVEIAG
- a CDS encoding aspartate dehydrogenase gives rise to the protein MALMKVGLVGCGNIGADLCIALQKGTIPAEIVALTDIDENRAKVLQRTFQLNAAICALDENVSSSDFVIECAVAGAVRDVVEACLRHRRDCLVMSVGGLLQCSDLRDRAREAGIQVRIPSGALCGLDGIRAAMEAGLHSVTLTTRKPPKGLAGAPYLAERGISLDNLAEPLVIFEGNALDAFQSFPQNVNVAAALSLTGIGPKETRVRIIADPRATVNSHEVVAEGAFGRLQTVTENLPSPRNAKSSYLASLSACAELRAAAMAFAARRS
- a CDS encoding alginate export family protein, with protein sequence MKKSMALLLVAVTVALAVPAFAELQNVVVGGEIRIRGNWYDFDNDANALALTEQRTRLSVRADFTDNVSAFIELDEYSIWGEETRSDYLTGLDSRPQGDVAVHQAYIEAKEMWGTALKARIGRQEIKLGGSMLVGANESAPFFTGLSFDALRLTYATDQFSVDAIMAKVAENSPVQEDSDVDLYGVYGSYLGIENVTLDAYWLFIRDSGSVIDGAIIDPASAGSLDTHTFGLRGAGTLGAFDFEAEAAYQLVDWEDIIDSSDAWAVNAVLGYTFDTTYTPRVFLSGAAYSGDDDNDNLSFNRLYSDIRYSKVLDTLLNNAMTNFWTVQGGVSVMPVEKVKLELSGGYFARVEDYNTDNDEIGAEINVSGLYKYSEDLAIKAGYTHFFNLGDNDVAPLETFSNSNLAITDDVNYFYAETQIKF